A part of Solea solea chromosome 8, fSolSol10.1, whole genome shotgun sequence genomic DNA contains:
- the LOC131463652 gene encoding nuclear GTPase SLIP-GC-like isoform X1 yields MDTFVKNKLQEWGLSKWIPNFEDEEINEQSFYLLDDGLIHQLIPKGGPRMIFKGKLKLLKETQNPPSNQEVVAAPPPEDKSMTPPPSFHERVNFPPPTPLPSFQEMVDSPPPATQSPPPSFYERVNFPPLTPLPSFLEMVDSPPPATQTPTTQEMLYSPPPVPSTSDRDDTGKRLLDPKEETPRKRQCVISPDSFSESVIRAGVRHTIDFVTEKLQNKDNTRLNAFLKDKIKDLMTEKRELVGVFGKTGAGKSSLINAVIEEKELLPSGDVDACTSVMIKLEANMDTQRYEAHIEFITPEEWKDELWSMENVLDEHDDDYSATEEKISALYEQDWKEISNGMDNKYFKEIPEFLQSRKKIIKCDSAKELAEKCVKYTRNYSNVEKCKEVKRQYWPLVKCVTLRVPGNDLLQHVTIVDLPGTGDRNKSRDKMWKEIVGNCSTVWIVTETTRATAEKESWEILENASSLMGNGGECQHIHFICTKSDQINDSDFKSRDEVRNRVLERNEKAKRGVMKQFSKENEIKKHFSDDCFKVFTVSSKEFLKTKYLERDETEIPRLQNILKDLNDSHSETLNYVSGARGILSLIQGTRCMEVAGKKAEVCKELEEKMRDELDKVKKSVEEAHSAFESHLAEGVEESLRLCDKTMKSILEPARTSGSSFHKILKYVVQNNGAYKSKKGKPKNLNEKLSSHLTDSIDAEFKKTFPNESNSGPFKNVIKEFSLNTETLIQKHDDVKLQLTFLKTEEDKLKLQLHKIVRDRKKKIYSSLTDTIEANMKTCYDEAKEIRGKDSLLKMREIIRTHVRATRNTMFEMAKMNMLTQLDALKEEILKKLEETLMESIELALKTDSDSFPDVSGELDNVTKYYTHLEGRPEERPGPSN; encoded by the exons ATGGACacttttgttaaaaataaattacaagaATGGGGACTCAGCAAGTGGATACCTAATTTTGAAG ATGAAGAGATAAATGAGCAAAGTTTTTACCTTCTTGATGATGGATTAATTCATCAGTTGATCCCAAAAGGAGGACCGAGGATGATCTTCAAGGGTAAACTTAAGTTGTTGAAG GAAACACAAAATCCACCATCAAATCAGGAAGTGGTTGCTGCTCCGCCTCCAGAAGATAAGAGCATG ACTCCTCCACCATCATTTCATGAAAGGGTTAAttttcctcctcca ACTCCTCTACCATCATTTCAGGAAATGGTTGAttctcctcctcca GCAACACAGAGTCCTCCACCATCATTTTATGAAAGGGTTAATTTTCCTCCTCTA ACTCCTCTACCATCATTTCTGGAAATGGTTGAttctcctcctcca GCAACACAGACTCCAACAACTCAGGAAATGCTTTAttctcctcctcca GTTCCATCCACCAGTGACAGAGATGACACAG GGAAGAGACTGCTGGATCCTAAGGAGGAGACGCCCAGGAAACGTCAATGTGTCATTTCACCAGATTCATTTTCAG AAAGCGTCATACGGGCTGGTGTGAGACACACAATTGATTTTGTCActgaaaaactacaaaataaagacaacacaagGCTCAACGCTTTCCTGAA agataaaaTCAAAGATTTGATGACAGAAAAAAGGGAACTAGTTGGTGTCTTTGGGAAAACGGGAGCTGGAAAGAGCTCTTTGATAAATGCCGTCATTGAGGAGAAGGAACTTCTGCCGTCTGGGGATGTCGATGCATGTACCTCAGTCATGATAAAACTGGAGGCTAACATGGACACACAAAGATATGAGGCACACATTGAGTTCATTACGCCAGAG gaGTGGAAAGATGAACTGTGGTCTATGGAAAATGTTCTTGATGAGCATGATGATGATTATAGTGCCACTGAGGAAAAGATTTCAGCACTGTATGAACAAGATTGGAAAGAAATCTCTAACGGCATGGACAACAAATATTTCAAAGAAATTCCAGAATTTCTCCAGTCAAGGAAGAAGATTATCAAATGTGACTCG GCTAAAGAACTTgcagaaaaatgtgtcaaatacaCAAGAAATTACTCCAACGTGGAAAAGTGTAAAGAAGTAAAGAGACAGTATTGGCCGTTAGTGAAGTGTGTGACTCTCAGGGTTCCTGGAAATGACCTCCTTCAGCATGTCACAATTGTGGACCTTCCGGGAACTGGGGATCGTAACAAAAGCAGAGATAAAATGTGGAAAGAG ATTGTTGGAAACTGTTCCACTGTGTGGATTGTGACTGAAACTACTCGAGCAACAGCAGAGAAAGAATCTTGGGAGATCCTGGAAAATGCCAGCAGCCTTATGGGAAATGGTGGCGAgtgtcagcacattcacttCATTTGCACCAAGTCTGATCAAATTAATGATTCAGATTTTAA GTCACGAGATGAAGTTCGTAATCGTGTGCTTGAACGAAACGAAAAAGCCAAACGTGGAGTGATGAAACAATTCAGCAAGGAAAACGAAATTAAG AAACACTTCAGTGATGACTGTTTCAAAGTGTTCACAGTGAGCTCCAAAGAGTTTCTGAAGACTAAATATCTTGAGCGAGATGAAACCG AAATTCCGCGATTGCAGAATATTTTGAAAGACCTGAACGACTCTCACTCAGAGACATTAAACTATGTGTCTGGAGCTCGTGGGATTTTGTCTCTGATTCAAGGAACCAGATGCATGGAAGTG gCTGGTAAAAAAGCAGAAGTGTGTAAGGAGCTTGAAGAGAAGATGAGAGATGAACTTGACAAAGTCAAAAAGTCCGTGGAAGAGGCTCATTCAGCTTTTGAATCACACCTTGCAGAGGGCGTTGAAGAATCACTACGTTTATGTGACAAAACAATGAAGTCCATTTTAGAGCCT GCAAGGACATCGGGTAGCAGCTTTCACAAGATACTGAAGTATGTAGTTCAGAACAATGGTGCCTACAAATCAAAGAAAGGGAAACCTAAAAACTTGAATGAGAAGTTAAGTTCACATCTGACTGACAGCATTGATGCAGAATTCAAGAAGACCTTCCC AAATGAAAGCAACTCTGGACCTTTCAAGAATGTCATCAAAGAGTTTTCACTGAACACAGAGACGCTGATTCAAAAGCACGATGACGTCAAACTGCAACTCACTTTTCTCAAGACAGAG gagGACAAACTCAAACTACAGCTCCACAAAATCGTCCGGGATCGTAAGAAGAAGAtctacagcagcctgacagACACAATTGAggcaaacatgaaaacatgctaTGACG AAGCAAAAGAGATTCGTGGAAAGGACTCACTGTTAAAAATGAGGGAGATTATTCGGACTCATGTACGTGCTACAAGGAACACAATGTTTGAGATGGCTAAAATGAACATGTTGACACAACTGGATGCTTTGAag GAGGAAATACTGAAGAAACTCGAGGAAACCCTGATGGAATCTATTGAACTGGCACTCAAGACAGACAGCGACTCATTCCCAG atgtttcagGAGAGCTTGACAATGTGACCAAATACTACACTCACCTGGAAGGCAGGCCAGAAGAACGACCAGGGCCGTCCAACTGA
- the LOC131463652 gene encoding nuclear GTPase SLIP-GC-like isoform X4: MVDSPPPATQSPPPSFYERVNFPPLTPLPSFLEMVDSPPPATQTPTTQEMLYSPPPVPSTSDRDDTGKRLLDPKEETPRKRQCVISPDSFSESVIRAGVRHTIDFVTEKLQNKDNTRLNAFLKDKIKDLMTEKRELVGVFGKTGAGKSSLINAVIEEKELLPSGDVDACTSVMIKLEANMDTQRYEAHIEFITPEEWKDELWSMENVLDEHDDDYSATEEKISALYEQDWKEISNGMDNKYFKEIPEFLQSRKKIIKCDSAKELAEKCVKYTRNYSNVEKCKEVKRQYWPLVKCVTLRVPGNDLLQHVTIVDLPGTGDRNKSRDKMWKEIVGNCSTVWIVTETTRATAEKESWEILENASSLMGNGGECQHIHFICTKSDQINDSDFKSRDEVRNRVLERNEKAKRGVMKQFSKENEIKKHFSDDCFKVFTVSSKEFLKTKYLERDETEIPRLQNILKDLNDSHSETLNYVSGARGILSLIQGTRCMEVAGKKAEVCKELEEKMRDELDKVKKSVEEAHSAFESHLAEGVEESLRLCDKTMKSILEPARTSGSSFHKILKYVVQNNGAYKSKKGKPKNLNEKLSSHLTDSIDAEFKKTFPNESNSGPFKNVIKEFSLNTETLIQKHDDVKLQLTFLKTEEDKLKLQLHKIVRDRKKKIYSSLTDTIEANMKTCYDEAKEIRGKDSLLKMREIIRTHVRATRNTMFEMAKMNMLTQLDALKEEILKKLEETLMESIELALKTDSDSFPDVSGELDNVTKYYTHLEGRPEERPGPSN, translated from the exons ATGGTTGAttctcctcctcca GCAACACAGAGTCCTCCACCATCATTTTATGAAAGGGTTAATTTTCCTCCTCTA ACTCCTCTACCATCATTTCTGGAAATGGTTGAttctcctcctcca GCAACACAGACTCCAACAACTCAGGAAATGCTTTAttctcctcctcca GTTCCATCCACCAGTGACAGAGATGACACAG GGAAGAGACTGCTGGATCCTAAGGAGGAGACGCCCAGGAAACGTCAATGTGTCATTTCACCAGATTCATTTTCAG AAAGCGTCATACGGGCTGGTGTGAGACACACAATTGATTTTGTCActgaaaaactacaaaataaagacaacacaagGCTCAACGCTTTCCTGAA agataaaaTCAAAGATTTGATGACAGAAAAAAGGGAACTAGTTGGTGTCTTTGGGAAAACGGGAGCTGGAAAGAGCTCTTTGATAAATGCCGTCATTGAGGAGAAGGAACTTCTGCCGTCTGGGGATGTCGATGCATGTACCTCAGTCATGATAAAACTGGAGGCTAACATGGACACACAAAGATATGAGGCACACATTGAGTTCATTACGCCAGAG gaGTGGAAAGATGAACTGTGGTCTATGGAAAATGTTCTTGATGAGCATGATGATGATTATAGTGCCACTGAGGAAAAGATTTCAGCACTGTATGAACAAGATTGGAAAGAAATCTCTAACGGCATGGACAACAAATATTTCAAAGAAATTCCAGAATTTCTCCAGTCAAGGAAGAAGATTATCAAATGTGACTCG GCTAAAGAACTTgcagaaaaatgtgtcaaatacaCAAGAAATTACTCCAACGTGGAAAAGTGTAAAGAAGTAAAGAGACAGTATTGGCCGTTAGTGAAGTGTGTGACTCTCAGGGTTCCTGGAAATGACCTCCTTCAGCATGTCACAATTGTGGACCTTCCGGGAACTGGGGATCGTAACAAAAGCAGAGATAAAATGTGGAAAGAG ATTGTTGGAAACTGTTCCACTGTGTGGATTGTGACTGAAACTACTCGAGCAACAGCAGAGAAAGAATCTTGGGAGATCCTGGAAAATGCCAGCAGCCTTATGGGAAATGGTGGCGAgtgtcagcacattcacttCATTTGCACCAAGTCTGATCAAATTAATGATTCAGATTTTAA GTCACGAGATGAAGTTCGTAATCGTGTGCTTGAACGAAACGAAAAAGCCAAACGTGGAGTGATGAAACAATTCAGCAAGGAAAACGAAATTAAG AAACACTTCAGTGATGACTGTTTCAAAGTGTTCACAGTGAGCTCCAAAGAGTTTCTGAAGACTAAATATCTTGAGCGAGATGAAACCG AAATTCCGCGATTGCAGAATATTTTGAAAGACCTGAACGACTCTCACTCAGAGACATTAAACTATGTGTCTGGAGCTCGTGGGATTTTGTCTCTGATTCAAGGAACCAGATGCATGGAAGTG gCTGGTAAAAAAGCAGAAGTGTGTAAGGAGCTTGAAGAGAAGATGAGAGATGAACTTGACAAAGTCAAAAAGTCCGTGGAAGAGGCTCATTCAGCTTTTGAATCACACCTTGCAGAGGGCGTTGAAGAATCACTACGTTTATGTGACAAAACAATGAAGTCCATTTTAGAGCCT GCAAGGACATCGGGTAGCAGCTTTCACAAGATACTGAAGTATGTAGTTCAGAACAATGGTGCCTACAAATCAAAGAAAGGGAAACCTAAAAACTTGAATGAGAAGTTAAGTTCACATCTGACTGACAGCATTGATGCAGAATTCAAGAAGACCTTCCC AAATGAAAGCAACTCTGGACCTTTCAAGAATGTCATCAAAGAGTTTTCACTGAACACAGAGACGCTGATTCAAAAGCACGATGACGTCAAACTGCAACTCACTTTTCTCAAGACAGAG gagGACAAACTCAAACTACAGCTCCACAAAATCGTCCGGGATCGTAAGAAGAAGAtctacagcagcctgacagACACAATTGAggcaaacatgaaaacatgctaTGACG AAGCAAAAGAGATTCGTGGAAAGGACTCACTGTTAAAAATGAGGGAGATTATTCGGACTCATGTACGTGCTACAAGGAACACAATGTTTGAGATGGCTAAAATGAACATGTTGACACAACTGGATGCTTTGAag GAGGAAATACTGAAGAAACTCGAGGAAACCCTGATGGAATCTATTGAACTGGCACTCAAGACAGACAGCGACTCATTCCCAG atgtttcagGAGAGCTTGACAATGTGACCAAATACTACACTCACCTGGAAGGCAGGCCAGAAGAACGACCAGGGCCGTCCAACTGA
- the LOC131463652 gene encoding nuclear GTPase SLIP-GC-like isoform X2 — MDTFVKNKLQEWGLSKWIPNFEDEEINEQSFYLLDDGLIHQLIPKGGPRMIFKGKLKLLKETQNPPSNQEVVAAPPPEDKSMTPLPSFQEMVDSPPPATQSPPPSFYERVNFPPLTPLPSFLEMVDSPPPATQTPTTQEMLYSPPPVPSTSDRDDTGKRLLDPKEETPRKRQCVISPDSFSESVIRAGVRHTIDFVTEKLQNKDNTRLNAFLKDKIKDLMTEKRELVGVFGKTGAGKSSLINAVIEEKELLPSGDVDACTSVMIKLEANMDTQRYEAHIEFITPEEWKDELWSMENVLDEHDDDYSATEEKISALYEQDWKEISNGMDNKYFKEIPEFLQSRKKIIKCDSAKELAEKCVKYTRNYSNVEKCKEVKRQYWPLVKCVTLRVPGNDLLQHVTIVDLPGTGDRNKSRDKMWKEIVGNCSTVWIVTETTRATAEKESWEILENASSLMGNGGECQHIHFICTKSDQINDSDFKSRDEVRNRVLERNEKAKRGVMKQFSKENEIKKHFSDDCFKVFTVSSKEFLKTKYLERDETEIPRLQNILKDLNDSHSETLNYVSGARGILSLIQGTRCMEVAGKKAEVCKELEEKMRDELDKVKKSVEEAHSAFESHLAEGVEESLRLCDKTMKSILEPARTSGSSFHKILKYVVQNNGAYKSKKGKPKNLNEKLSSHLTDSIDAEFKKTFPNESNSGPFKNVIKEFSLNTETLIQKHDDVKLQLTFLKTEEDKLKLQLHKIVRDRKKKIYSSLTDTIEANMKTCYDEAKEIRGKDSLLKMREIIRTHVRATRNTMFEMAKMNMLTQLDALKEEILKKLEETLMESIELALKTDSDSFPDVSGELDNVTKYYTHLEGRPEERPGPSN; from the exons ATGGACacttttgttaaaaataaattacaagaATGGGGACTCAGCAAGTGGATACCTAATTTTGAAG ATGAAGAGATAAATGAGCAAAGTTTTTACCTTCTTGATGATGGATTAATTCATCAGTTGATCCCAAAAGGAGGACCGAGGATGATCTTCAAGGGTAAACTTAAGTTGTTGAAG GAAACACAAAATCCACCATCAAATCAGGAAGTGGTTGCTGCTCCGCCTCCAGAAGATAAGAGCATG ACTCCTCTACCATCATTTCAGGAAATGGTTGAttctcctcctcca GCAACACAGAGTCCTCCACCATCATTTTATGAAAGGGTTAATTTTCCTCCTCTA ACTCCTCTACCATCATTTCTGGAAATGGTTGAttctcctcctcca GCAACACAGACTCCAACAACTCAGGAAATGCTTTAttctcctcctcca GTTCCATCCACCAGTGACAGAGATGACACAG GGAAGAGACTGCTGGATCCTAAGGAGGAGACGCCCAGGAAACGTCAATGTGTCATTTCACCAGATTCATTTTCAG AAAGCGTCATACGGGCTGGTGTGAGACACACAATTGATTTTGTCActgaaaaactacaaaataaagacaacacaagGCTCAACGCTTTCCTGAA agataaaaTCAAAGATTTGATGACAGAAAAAAGGGAACTAGTTGGTGTCTTTGGGAAAACGGGAGCTGGAAAGAGCTCTTTGATAAATGCCGTCATTGAGGAGAAGGAACTTCTGCCGTCTGGGGATGTCGATGCATGTACCTCAGTCATGATAAAACTGGAGGCTAACATGGACACACAAAGATATGAGGCACACATTGAGTTCATTACGCCAGAG gaGTGGAAAGATGAACTGTGGTCTATGGAAAATGTTCTTGATGAGCATGATGATGATTATAGTGCCACTGAGGAAAAGATTTCAGCACTGTATGAACAAGATTGGAAAGAAATCTCTAACGGCATGGACAACAAATATTTCAAAGAAATTCCAGAATTTCTCCAGTCAAGGAAGAAGATTATCAAATGTGACTCG GCTAAAGAACTTgcagaaaaatgtgtcaaatacaCAAGAAATTACTCCAACGTGGAAAAGTGTAAAGAAGTAAAGAGACAGTATTGGCCGTTAGTGAAGTGTGTGACTCTCAGGGTTCCTGGAAATGACCTCCTTCAGCATGTCACAATTGTGGACCTTCCGGGAACTGGGGATCGTAACAAAAGCAGAGATAAAATGTGGAAAGAG ATTGTTGGAAACTGTTCCACTGTGTGGATTGTGACTGAAACTACTCGAGCAACAGCAGAGAAAGAATCTTGGGAGATCCTGGAAAATGCCAGCAGCCTTATGGGAAATGGTGGCGAgtgtcagcacattcacttCATTTGCACCAAGTCTGATCAAATTAATGATTCAGATTTTAA GTCACGAGATGAAGTTCGTAATCGTGTGCTTGAACGAAACGAAAAAGCCAAACGTGGAGTGATGAAACAATTCAGCAAGGAAAACGAAATTAAG AAACACTTCAGTGATGACTGTTTCAAAGTGTTCACAGTGAGCTCCAAAGAGTTTCTGAAGACTAAATATCTTGAGCGAGATGAAACCG AAATTCCGCGATTGCAGAATATTTTGAAAGACCTGAACGACTCTCACTCAGAGACATTAAACTATGTGTCTGGAGCTCGTGGGATTTTGTCTCTGATTCAAGGAACCAGATGCATGGAAGTG gCTGGTAAAAAAGCAGAAGTGTGTAAGGAGCTTGAAGAGAAGATGAGAGATGAACTTGACAAAGTCAAAAAGTCCGTGGAAGAGGCTCATTCAGCTTTTGAATCACACCTTGCAGAGGGCGTTGAAGAATCACTACGTTTATGTGACAAAACAATGAAGTCCATTTTAGAGCCT GCAAGGACATCGGGTAGCAGCTTTCACAAGATACTGAAGTATGTAGTTCAGAACAATGGTGCCTACAAATCAAAGAAAGGGAAACCTAAAAACTTGAATGAGAAGTTAAGTTCACATCTGACTGACAGCATTGATGCAGAATTCAAGAAGACCTTCCC AAATGAAAGCAACTCTGGACCTTTCAAGAATGTCATCAAAGAGTTTTCACTGAACACAGAGACGCTGATTCAAAAGCACGATGACGTCAAACTGCAACTCACTTTTCTCAAGACAGAG gagGACAAACTCAAACTACAGCTCCACAAAATCGTCCGGGATCGTAAGAAGAAGAtctacagcagcctgacagACACAATTGAggcaaacatgaaaacatgctaTGACG AAGCAAAAGAGATTCGTGGAAAGGACTCACTGTTAAAAATGAGGGAGATTATTCGGACTCATGTACGTGCTACAAGGAACACAATGTTTGAGATGGCTAAAATGAACATGTTGACACAACTGGATGCTTTGAag GAGGAAATACTGAAGAAACTCGAGGAAACCCTGATGGAATCTATTGAACTGGCACTCAAGACAGACAGCGACTCATTCCCAG atgtttcagGAGAGCTTGACAATGTGACCAAATACTACACTCACCTGGAAGGCAGGCCAGAAGAACGACCAGGGCCGTCCAACTGA
- the LOC131463652 gene encoding nuclear GTPase SLIP-GC-like isoform X3 — protein sequence MDTFVKNKLQEWGLSKWIPNFEDEEINEQSFYLLDDGLIHQLIPKGGPRMIFKGKLKLLKETQNPPSNQEVVAAPPPEDKSMTPPPSFHERVNFPPPATQTPTTQEMLYSPPPVPSTSDRDDTGKRLLDPKEETPRKRQCVISPDSFSESVIRAGVRHTIDFVTEKLQNKDNTRLNAFLKDKIKDLMTEKRELVGVFGKTGAGKSSLINAVIEEKELLPSGDVDACTSVMIKLEANMDTQRYEAHIEFITPEEWKDELWSMENVLDEHDDDYSATEEKISALYEQDWKEISNGMDNKYFKEIPEFLQSRKKIIKCDSAKELAEKCVKYTRNYSNVEKCKEVKRQYWPLVKCVTLRVPGNDLLQHVTIVDLPGTGDRNKSRDKMWKEIVGNCSTVWIVTETTRATAEKESWEILENASSLMGNGGECQHIHFICTKSDQINDSDFKSRDEVRNRVLERNEKAKRGVMKQFSKENEIKKHFSDDCFKVFTVSSKEFLKTKYLERDETEIPRLQNILKDLNDSHSETLNYVSGARGILSLIQGTRCMEVAGKKAEVCKELEEKMRDELDKVKKSVEEAHSAFESHLAEGVEESLRLCDKTMKSILEPARTSGSSFHKILKYVVQNNGAYKSKKGKPKNLNEKLSSHLTDSIDAEFKKTFPNESNSGPFKNVIKEFSLNTETLIQKHDDVKLQLTFLKTEEDKLKLQLHKIVRDRKKKIYSSLTDTIEANMKTCYDEAKEIRGKDSLLKMREIIRTHVRATRNTMFEMAKMNMLTQLDALKEEILKKLEETLMESIELALKTDSDSFPDVSGELDNVTKYYTHLEGRPEERPGPSN from the exons ATGGACacttttgttaaaaataaattacaagaATGGGGACTCAGCAAGTGGATACCTAATTTTGAAG ATGAAGAGATAAATGAGCAAAGTTTTTACCTTCTTGATGATGGATTAATTCATCAGTTGATCCCAAAAGGAGGACCGAGGATGATCTTCAAGGGTAAACTTAAGTTGTTGAAG GAAACACAAAATCCACCATCAAATCAGGAAGTGGTTGCTGCTCCGCCTCCAGAAGATAAGAGCATG ACTCCTCCACCATCATTTCATGAAAGGGTTAAttttcctcctcca GCAACACAGACTCCAACAACTCAGGAAATGCTTTAttctcctcctcca GTTCCATCCACCAGTGACAGAGATGACACAG GGAAGAGACTGCTGGATCCTAAGGAGGAGACGCCCAGGAAACGTCAATGTGTCATTTCACCAGATTCATTTTCAG AAAGCGTCATACGGGCTGGTGTGAGACACACAATTGATTTTGTCActgaaaaactacaaaataaagacaacacaagGCTCAACGCTTTCCTGAA agataaaaTCAAAGATTTGATGACAGAAAAAAGGGAACTAGTTGGTGTCTTTGGGAAAACGGGAGCTGGAAAGAGCTCTTTGATAAATGCCGTCATTGAGGAGAAGGAACTTCTGCCGTCTGGGGATGTCGATGCATGTACCTCAGTCATGATAAAACTGGAGGCTAACATGGACACACAAAGATATGAGGCACACATTGAGTTCATTACGCCAGAG gaGTGGAAAGATGAACTGTGGTCTATGGAAAATGTTCTTGATGAGCATGATGATGATTATAGTGCCACTGAGGAAAAGATTTCAGCACTGTATGAACAAGATTGGAAAGAAATCTCTAACGGCATGGACAACAAATATTTCAAAGAAATTCCAGAATTTCTCCAGTCAAGGAAGAAGATTATCAAATGTGACTCG GCTAAAGAACTTgcagaaaaatgtgtcaaatacaCAAGAAATTACTCCAACGTGGAAAAGTGTAAAGAAGTAAAGAGACAGTATTGGCCGTTAGTGAAGTGTGTGACTCTCAGGGTTCCTGGAAATGACCTCCTTCAGCATGTCACAATTGTGGACCTTCCGGGAACTGGGGATCGTAACAAAAGCAGAGATAAAATGTGGAAAGAG ATTGTTGGAAACTGTTCCACTGTGTGGATTGTGACTGAAACTACTCGAGCAACAGCAGAGAAAGAATCTTGGGAGATCCTGGAAAATGCCAGCAGCCTTATGGGAAATGGTGGCGAgtgtcagcacattcacttCATTTGCACCAAGTCTGATCAAATTAATGATTCAGATTTTAA GTCACGAGATGAAGTTCGTAATCGTGTGCTTGAACGAAACGAAAAAGCCAAACGTGGAGTGATGAAACAATTCAGCAAGGAAAACGAAATTAAG AAACACTTCAGTGATGACTGTTTCAAAGTGTTCACAGTGAGCTCCAAAGAGTTTCTGAAGACTAAATATCTTGAGCGAGATGAAACCG AAATTCCGCGATTGCAGAATATTTTGAAAGACCTGAACGACTCTCACTCAGAGACATTAAACTATGTGTCTGGAGCTCGTGGGATTTTGTCTCTGATTCAAGGAACCAGATGCATGGAAGTG gCTGGTAAAAAAGCAGAAGTGTGTAAGGAGCTTGAAGAGAAGATGAGAGATGAACTTGACAAAGTCAAAAAGTCCGTGGAAGAGGCTCATTCAGCTTTTGAATCACACCTTGCAGAGGGCGTTGAAGAATCACTACGTTTATGTGACAAAACAATGAAGTCCATTTTAGAGCCT GCAAGGACATCGGGTAGCAGCTTTCACAAGATACTGAAGTATGTAGTTCAGAACAATGGTGCCTACAAATCAAAGAAAGGGAAACCTAAAAACTTGAATGAGAAGTTAAGTTCACATCTGACTGACAGCATTGATGCAGAATTCAAGAAGACCTTCCC AAATGAAAGCAACTCTGGACCTTTCAAGAATGTCATCAAAGAGTTTTCACTGAACACAGAGACGCTGATTCAAAAGCACGATGACGTCAAACTGCAACTCACTTTTCTCAAGACAGAG gagGACAAACTCAAACTACAGCTCCACAAAATCGTCCGGGATCGTAAGAAGAAGAtctacagcagcctgacagACACAATTGAggcaaacatgaaaacatgctaTGACG AAGCAAAAGAGATTCGTGGAAAGGACTCACTGTTAAAAATGAGGGAGATTATTCGGACTCATGTACGTGCTACAAGGAACACAATGTTTGAGATGGCTAAAATGAACATGTTGACACAACTGGATGCTTTGAag GAGGAAATACTGAAGAAACTCGAGGAAACCCTGATGGAATCTATTGAACTGGCACTCAAGACAGACAGCGACTCATTCCCAG atgtttcagGAGAGCTTGACAATGTGACCAAATACTACACTCACCTGGAAGGCAGGCCAGAAGAACGACCAGGGCCGTCCAACTGA